The Gemmatimonadota bacterium genome includes a region encoding these proteins:
- the infB gene encoding translation initiation factor IF-2: protein GEAGGITQHIGAYHVELGDGREICFLDTPGHEAFTAMRARGASVTDVVVLVVAADDSVMPQTVEAIDHAKAANVPLVVAINKIDLPTSDPDKIKRELTEHNVIVEDYGGNVQVCEISAKTGQNIDALLELLALETEMLELVANPDKRAKGTIVESKLDRGRGNVATVLVQEGRLQVGDPFITGMFSGRVRAMLDERGISVTTAGPSRPVQVLGLAGLPQAGDTFHVVENEREARDISQKRQQLRREQEFHRVRRVSLSDIHTQIETGNMEELRLIIKGDVDGSVEALQDALLQIEHEEVHLSVIHRGVGAISESDILLASASDAIIIGFNVRPDANAREVAARERVDIRLYRVIYEVVEDIRAALSGLLAPKIEENVQGEAQVRELFQVPSVGTIAGCLVSQGLIHRTTNARVLRDGVIVYEGRIGSLRRFKDDVREVQNGFECGIGIENFNDVKVGDVIETYELVETTRSI from the coding sequence GGTGAAGCTGGCGGTATCACGCAGCATATTGGTGCATATCACGTTGAGCTCGGTGATGGTCGTGAAATCTGTTTTCTCGATACGCCGGGGCACGAAGCTTTTACGGCGATGCGTGCCAGGGGTGCCAGCGTAACTGATGTCGTCGTTCTGGTCGTGGCGGCAGATGATAGTGTGATGCCACAAACAGTAGAAGCCATTGATCATGCCAAAGCGGCCAACGTGCCCCTCGTCGTGGCAATTAACAAAATTGACTTGCCAACTTCCGATCCCGACAAAATCAAACGGGAATTGACCGAGCACAATGTCATCGTAGAGGATTATGGCGGTAATGTTCAAGTCTGCGAAATTTCCGCCAAAACTGGACAAAATATCGATGCTTTGCTCGAGTTGCTGGCTCTTGAAACAGAAATGCTCGAACTTGTGGCCAATCCCGATAAGCGCGCCAAAGGCACCATTGTAGAATCAAAACTCGACCGCGGACGGGGAAATGTTGCAACAGTGCTCGTGCAAGAAGGCAGGTTACAAGTCGGTGATCCGTTTATTACAGGCATGTTCAGTGGGCGCGTCCGCGCAATGCTCGATGAGCGTGGTATATCCGTGACAACAGCAGGACCTTCTCGGCCGGTTCAAGTTCTCGGTCTGGCCGGGTTGCCCCAGGCAGGGGATACTTTTCATGTCGTTGAAAATGAGCGCGAAGCCCGCGATATCAGCCAGAAACGGCAGCAACTCAGGCGCGAACAAGAATTTCATCGGGTACGTCGGGTATCATTGTCCGACATTCACACCCAGATTGAGACGGGCAATATGGAGGAATTGCGTCTGATTATTAAAGGCGATGTCGATGGGTCTGTCGAGGCTTTGCAAGACGCATTATTGCAAATTGAACACGAAGAAGTGCATTTATCGGTGATTCACCGCGGTGTAGGTGCTATCTCTGAATCTGACATTTTGCTCGCATCAGCCTCTGATGCCATTATCATCGGATTTAATGTGCGTCCCGATGCAAATGCAAGAGAGGTCGCGGCACGAGAACGCGTTGATATCCGTTTGTATCGCGTAATTTACGAAGTCGTCGAAGACATTCGCGCTGCCCTTTCTGGATTGTTGGCACCCAAAATTGAAGAAAATGTACAGGGCGAAGCGCAGGTCCGCGAGCTTTTCCAGGTGCCGAGTGTTGGGACGATTGCCGGATGTCTTGTTTCTCAAGGACTCATCCACCGCACGACCAATGCGCGCGTTTTGCGCGATGGCGTTATTGTTTACGAAGGCCGTATTGGGTCTTTGCGGCGTTTTAAGGATGATGTTCGCGAAGTGCAAAACGGTTTTGAATGCGGCATTGGTATCGAAAATTTTAACGATGTCAAAGTCGGCGATGTTATTGAAACTTACGAACTC